The following nucleotide sequence is from Salvia miltiorrhiza cultivar Shanhuang (shh) chromosome 7, IMPLAD_Smil_shh, whole genome shotgun sequence.
TTTCAAATATTGAAGGAGATGTTTCCTTATTCGGTGAGAAGTTTCCTTTTGAGTTTTTTTCTCTGATTTTCTATGTGTTTACAGTGGGGATCAAAGCATGTATTGTTGGTTTAGGGTATAATGTGCTGAAATGATGAATTGTGCCATTTCTgtgatgaaattttattttccctAATTTCTgagaaattaattgaaattagaCATTGGTCTTTGATTGCATTACGTGTACGGCTGCTTGGTGCCATCATTTGCGTTGTTGTATCGGGCTGTTTGATGCAGCCCGGTGCCTTCATTGATGTTGTTGTATCTGGCGTTTGATGGTTTGGGCCGCCTGGTGCCTTCTTTGATGTTGTTGTATCTGGCGTATGATGGTTTGGGCCGCCTGGTGCCTTCTTTGATGTTGTTGTATCTGGCGTATGATGGTTTGGGCCGCCTGGTGCCTTCTTTGTTGTTGTATCTGGTGTTTACATTCATTGAAACAGGCTGCATACATTCATTCAAAATAGGCTGCTTTTCATACATTTAAAAGAGTCAAAATGTTTCCTTTACAAAATGTACTGTTTTTCACACTAAAACACACATATGTTTTTAACAAAAACCACCTGCTAGGCCTATATTCCTTTACAAAATGTAGCCACTGTTTTTCACACTAAAACACACATCTATTTTTAACAAAAACCACCTGCTAGGCCTATATACCTAACTATAAGAGTTGGTTTAGTAGCCCTTCTTGTGGAAAGGGATATCCCAACTTCACCACAACCTCTTGCACCAAACCGCCTGGTGCATTTTCGTTCAAATAATTTATGCATTCTTCCACCAAGCCAATAGGCACTTCCAAATCTCTTGGCAGTTGGTTTGCTCTCATTAGTGCATCTTTCCCCATGTGTGGGATCTTGTATGCATTATGACCTCTTTGTTTCATTATCTCCATCATACACGACTGTAAACTAAGAAACACTTTGTTTAGTGTATGAGGAGATAGTTGTGCAAAAGATGCCTCAACTGCCTTCACAAGATCATCACAATTGTAACACGCAGATTCAGTTTGAATGCTCTGAACAGCTCTAAACCATCCCAAGTCGTTCACATTTGTGTCCGGACTGTTTGGTGATTGTTGAACTATTCTTATATCGAACCCATGAGCAGTGGCTGCAGCCCTAAAATCGGGGTCTGAGTCTTGAATATGTGGTTTGGCATTATCTTGCTGAATATAGATCACTTTACTTGCAAATGCAGGCCACTTTGCAAATATAGCTGGTAAGAGCTGCagcacaatttaaaaaaaaagcaacaacagtttaaatttcatttcaaaataaaatagagtaCATAGCTCTTCCACATTGCATACATAACTTGGGTCCTTTGCATACCATATTTAAGAAGCACCCTTTCATGACCTCCTTGGTCACGGACTGAATAGGCTTAGTTTCCATAGTACCCGCTGGTCTGTTTTTGCTGTTTCTCTTGGCAAGAACTTGTTCTGTTAATGGGAAGATTCCAATCTTCCCATCGAATAAACATTCCCCTGAATCTGAAAAAATTGGCCTACAAACGGCACACACAAACATTACCTTCTTTATGAACGCCTTACTCTTGCATGTGCGGTGAGGATCTCCCTCTGCCGGTGTTAGGTAAAATCTGTGTGCTGCCTTTGTGATGTAGAACCACTTTTCATCTATGTGAATGGTGTTGTCCATAGCCTTAAACTTCAAAGCCAACATAATGCGATCAAATTCCAATGCTTCTAGTGAAAAACGCAGCCGCAACAATTTGTTTGGGGCCGTGAGATCGGGTTTTATAGCACTAGAATGCGCTCTGATCAGCCCCTTGTTTACCCACCTCCAAACAGTGCTTTTGCTTTGATTAATTCCCACTGCAAGTCGTCTaattgttgatcttttgtgtaGCTCTAGGCTTTGAATAAGCTCTATGTCGACGCTTATTCTTTTTCTTCGTGCAGCCCCTGGTTTTGCATTTGTTAAATATATTTCCTCACCATTTTCCCTTTGTTTCTTCGCAGCCGCCCAAAGACGAGCAACAGTGCGCTGGGAAGAGTTGAAGACGGATGCTGCCTCCTTCATGGAGCCGTATCTAGGCTTGCCATTCTTCAAGTTAGAGAGAAGAAACTGCACTATCTTATTCCTATCACTGTTAGAGAGATCTTTTTTCACCATAGTTGgtgttttttttggttttttggaATTGCAgtagatttgtaaaaatgaatCATGTGTTAGGTGTTTTATAGAGATTTTTGGAGGCAAACTGAAAAGGTACAGCAGGTTGtgaaatgaaaatatttgtgGGGCCAAAAATTTGGAACTGCCGCCTCTTTTATCTAAATTTGTGCattctttaattttgtttattgaaAATTCCCCTACTGTTTAATTATTGAATCAGCAGCCGCCCATTTCTCAATTCAAGTGTTGAAGTTTAATCCCCATTAAAAATATTGACTTTCATAGATTGAATGTGTAGACTGAAAAGGTACAGTAGACGGagattaattaaattcattgagtaaataaaataaaattgtaaatattgattttaatttaatgaataaaataaattaaatttataaaaagtgaaaaagttgGTTGTTAAGTTGGTtgagattaataaattaattaagtttcaCAAACTACATCAAATTGTAGGGACCACACTTAATCTCCACTAACTatccatttcttaatctccgtgccgaaaagaaacttgccatctttaatgggacggagggagtacaacattttattaaaacccgtgccactccctcctaggaagttctttcatggacggagggagtatatgtataaatagaagaatatgtaaatagatttattttcttaagAAAACAAATTTATTTAGAAGGATATAATTGAAAGTTTACAATTAAATGTGTATTTAGATAAGGATAATTCTCATACGAAAATGAAGATGCGTTCAAACGATAGAAATATGTATTGTAAAATTTGCACGATAAAAGCATAAAATATGAaaccaaaaataaaagttaTGATCGTGGAAATTTATTCAAACCAAGAAAACGAAATGCCTAACTTGTATGAAATTGAACATTATTAAGTGTGAGGCCCTCTGCTTCCACCATTGCCATGAAGCACTCCAGTTTACGTGTGTCGACACTAATTTGGATTTGAAGGTCATCATTGCCCTGACACTCGAGCTGCTCCTCTTTTATTTTGATAGCTGAAATCGCGACACAGTTACTACACTCCATCACATGAATAAGTTTGAGTGTTGGTATGTCACCAATACCCCATGGGATCTCTTCCAACTGATATAGATGACAAAGAAGAAGCTTCTCCAGAATTGGGAAATGACAACTATCTGCATTCCAACATCTCAGCTTACAACCATCAATTTTCAAGAACTTGAGGCGTTGAAATTGCCCATCAACAGGACTCCACGTGCTGCCATTCCAGTTACGTACTACCTCGAGAACTTCCAGTATGGGCAGCGAACCAATCATTGTCAGATCATCCCATTCAAAATTGATCGCTACCAAAGCCAACTTGTTTAGAGATCTGGGAAACGAGAGCATCTCATTCAGCTGGCAAGACCTGACGCATCTCAGTTTGAGTGATTCAAGTTTATGCAAGCCATCAATATTACACAAACACTCAATCAAACTATCATCCCATCCTGGCAAGTCATGCCTATATTCAAGATTCAATTTCTTGATGTTGGGAATGATGTTGCACACATCCTCACTCAACCTCAAATTCACTGCTCTCCCAAGCGTATGAAGATTATCCAAGATTAACAACTCATCTTGCCCATCGGGATGAGGAAGATAAATTCGATGACACTGGATATGCCTAAGTTGTCGCATCTTCCAAATTTCAATTGGTGCAACAACTCCACAACGGTAGAAGGAAGATATGTGAAAGATTAAAGCATGCAGATTCCATACCAAGGATAATGAACTAGGAAGCTTCAACACAGACGGGTAACCAAGTTCCCTCACAACAAGGTAGCGCAAGTTAACATGCTCATTTaatgattcttcaactgactcGTACCTGTATACATCCAAAACTCTCAGCAATCTATGTTTATGAAACTCCTCCTTCGGAAATTTAGAGTTCATGATAGAGCGTGCAAGTTGGGGTCTGGAAGTTTGCCTCCAGCAATCAGTGTGATATACGAGGCGACGTTCTGTGCCTACTGCATGACCTTGAGAGATCACATGAAAAAACCCTTGTTGATCTGCTACTTTTAAGCATAGGTCTCTTAAAAGATCATGAATATCACAACATTTCATCTTCCCATTTTTACTTCGCCTGCCGACCAATATCAGATTTCTATCAACAAGTTCCTTCAAGTAATCCTCTGCAATCTCTTCCAAAACTTGGCCTCCATTTGATTTCAAAAATCCCTCAGCAACCCAGAGTTGGATGATACTCAAGATATCGAGGTTTGCATAATCAATACTCTTAAGAACTCCAATATGAAGAAAGCAAGGCTTTAGATGAGGAGGCAAGTGGTTATAACTTGAAAACAATACATCTAAGCTTTCTTGCTTCTCTTTTGAATTGGGACTTGATTCTATATCTTCGGCAACACTCTTCCAATATCCTACTGACCTAGGAGACTTAAGAAGACTCCCACCAATCACAACAATGGACAATGCTAGTCCTATGCATAATCTAACAATCTCCTTTCCAACCTCCTCAAGTTCACTTGGGCAATCTTCATTTTGGAATGCCTTCTTACAGAATAATTCCCAACTTTCATTCTCATCTAGAAGATTCTTTGAAAAACAAGAAGAGCCGCAATCGTTAGCCACATCTGACAACCTAGTCGTTAGAAGAATCCGGCTTCCATTTCCGTTATCGGGAAAGAAACGCCTCACTTCATCCCAAGCTTCAACACTCCATATATCATCTAATATGATCAAATATCTCCTACCAAATAAAGTTTTATGTAACTGTTCTCCTAATTCATCTACATCTTTATCGGAGGAGTTGTCTTTGTAAGAAAGAAGTTGTTGAAGAATTTGTTTAGCATTGTAAAGCTGAGATACGGTAGCCCAAGCACGAATATCAAAGCGTTCGATGATGAGTTGATTAGCATAAATAGTTTTGGCAAGAGTAGTCTTACCCATGCCGCCCATACCCACGATTGAGATGGTATGCAGATTGGATCGTTGACCGGTGAGCTCGTCAAGAAGCTGAATCAACTCATCACGAAACCCCACCATAGCAGTTTCTTCTCCGGTCTGAGTATACTGAGGTGTTGAATGCGTGGGAGGTTggtcctctctcactctctgttTCTCCATCAACTCATTGGCCTTTCCGATGATAGCATCCATGTCTTCAATTATCTGTCGCAGATACTCCAAGCAACCATCTCCAGCCACATGATCAAATGCTTGGTTGGATCCACCGTGAACTTGATCCACATCTCCAACTGCAGCTGcatttttctcttcaattgccCTTTTTTTCTGTAGATACAAGGAGAAACTCAAAGCTGCTTCGCGATCATCAGCTGAAAGAGGAAGGAGTTGATTGACGATGTGAGATTCAATCATATCTTGGGCTGTATGAGCAGCAGATGTGATTAGGCTTTCGAGATCTTGTGCTTCTTCGCTAACTCCACCATAATTAAAGGTCTCTATGAAATCGAGCAACAAATCAGCCTTCTCCTTAAGAGATTGGATCTGATTGTTGTCGAAAGAAGTGGAAATAGGAGGATGGGTCATCATCTGCTCAATCGTATTCAAGAGAGAAGCGAGAGCTGCATAAGCTGCCATCTCAGATTAAATTGCAGATTGCAAAATGAAAATTGGTCAACGGAAGTGTTGTTGGAGACGAAAGAGTGTTTGGTTGGTAGCAATATTATTAGGAAGATATATTTCTTCTAGATATGAACAACCATTTCTCGACccaaaatgtaaaaaaaatagcgTTAAATgcttaatattatttttaaaatttggattGGGTCGTTTAAAATGAGacaatcaaaaataaaaattggatcATTTGAAATGAGACGAAGGGGGTAAATACTAATATGATATTATTGACTCTACCACTTCAAAAATTATGCAATGAAGATGGAATTATTTAATCCGGACGCATATAAATCACATATAATTCACAATTTGGGGGACTATATcttatactaatagaaaaagagcttTAGCACAACATATGAATTACTTATTTTACCTCtattgcatattttattttaaggttattttttgtatattatatattgatgTTTCCAATCATACGAAATCAGCCGCCAAtgaatttttcatatatatcgAAATTAGGAGCCAATGATTTAGTTTGGCTTAGTTgtaatatatttgatatatatctaattatttttatatttgagttgaattgGGAATCCCTTATAACtaatacaaatttatatataatataaaagaggtGTTTTTTtactttcaatttttctttctcCTCATAATTTTTTCCTCCAAATTTTCTatcttcttttttctattttaattctttactataaaataattaatttcgattcatgaaaaaaatactcaatatggatgttaaattaaagattatgaaaagatttttaatttgatgtaaaaattataaaaaaaataattttgaaatgaataagttatgatcatTTGaagtgtcaaaattaatttttattcgctctcatttatctctaatattgaacatcatactcttttttcattttgtttccgtttattggtgaaaaaataagtagatgacatttttttcctttaaaaaaATTTTACACAATtgtttaattgtaattattttaaatttaaatatttttaatgcaattaaggagaagaaaatttgtattaattttaatataaatttgtaagtaaaaaattagttatatatcttaaacttagaatttaatatattatatagatttatttaattatgtgtacaatttatttatttatttatataaacatatttttgttatattttattttttatattattcatattttttttctaattcttaattaattatgggctatttaaatatgaacttttaataataatacagtttggactttttttttatttgggggagggggagcggtggggtttgatccctagacctcactgttcacaaaCAGGAAGTCGCGCCGCTTGGTGTCCCATTAGGGACATACAGTTTGGATTTTTAAGAATCCTACTAATTAAATGACggttattaattttgttatattgatggtttagtgttatttgctTAATCAATGtgattgacttaaattatttgctttaaattctataaatttaattagtgTTATACGTATTCAGTTAATATAAAATACTCtttgaatttaatattatactcattaa
It contains:
- the LOC130995289 gene encoding putative late blight resistance protein homolog R1A-3, with the protein product MAAYAALASLLNTIEQMMTHPPISTSFDNNQIQSLKEKADLLLDFIETFNYGGVSEEAQDLESLITSAAHTAQDMIESHIVNQLLPLSADDREAALSFSLYLQKKRAIEEKNAAAVGDVDQVHGGSNQAFDHVAGDGCLEYLRQIIEDMDAIIGKANELMEKQRVREDQPPTHSTPQYTQTGEETAMVGFRDELIQLLDELTGQRSNLHTISIVGMGGMGKTTLAKTIYANQLIIERFDIRAWATVSQLYNAKQILQQLLSYKDNSSDKDVDELGEQLHKTLFGRRYLIILDDIWSVEAWDEVRRFFPDNGNGSRILLTTRLSDVANDCGSSCFSKNLLDENESWELFCKKAFQNEDCPSELEEVGKEIVRLCIGLALSIVVIGGSLLKSPRSVGYWKSVAEDIESSPNSKEKQESLDVLFSSYNHLPPHLKPCFLHIGVLKSIDYANLDILSIIQLWVAEGFLKSNGGQVLEEIAEDYLKELVDRNLILVGRRSKNGKMKCCDIHDLLRDLCLKVADQQGFFHVISQGHAVGTERRLVYHTDCWRQTSRPQLARSIMNSKFPKEEFHKHRLLRVLDVYSYGSVEESLNGRVNLRYLAMRELGHRYVLELPSSLSLVWNLHTLIFRRVVAPIEIWKMRQLRHIQCDQIYLPHPDGQDELLILDNLQTLGRAVNLRLSEDVCNIIPNIKKLNLQYDRHLQGWDDSLIECLCNIDRLHKLESLKLGCDRSCQLNEMLSFPRSLNKLALEMINFEWDDLTMIGSLPILEVLQIEFNWNGSTWSPVDGQFQRLKFLKIGNCKLRCWNADSYHFPILEKLFLFCVEELEEIPWGIGDIPTLKLIHVMDCSNSVAISAIKIKEEQLECQANDDLQIQISVYTRKLECFMAMVEAEGLTLNNVQFHTI